In the genome of Chlamydia buteonis, the window CAGCTTCACCATAGCTTTTTAATTGGCGTACTCCCGGCATGACTATTGGAAATAGTGGGGATAGGTATTCCTGAATCTTATTTCCTAGATAGAAATCTTCTTGATAGGGTTTACCAACAATTGTCGCGGGATAAATAGCATTTTTTTTGTGGTAGATTTTTTTACATTTAAAAATTGGAAAGTCGTGTTGAAGGCTATAATAGCCGAAATGATCTCCGAAGGGACCTTCGGGCTTGCGTTCACCACAAATACCCTCGCCGGTTAAGATGAACTCAGAGTCGTAAAGTAGGGGGTGGCTAGTGTCAGGATCCTTTTTATAGAGTAATTTTGATCCTTGTAAAAACGTACAAAAGAGTAATTCTGAGACATTCTCTGGCAAGGGTGCTATTGCAGAAAGTATTAAAAAGGGATTGCCTGATAGAAATACGGTAACTGGAAGATTTTCCTTTTTTAGCTCTGCTTCATAAAAATGCATCCCCCCGCCTTTTTGGATTTGGAAATGCAAACCTAAAGTATTTTTATCGAATCTTTGCATTCGATACATACCTAAATTCGGTACTTTGGAACTAGGAGACTCGGTATAGACTAGAGGAAGGGTGAGAAAAGCTCCGCCATCTTCAGGCCAGCTTGTAAGCATAGGCAATCGATCTAAATCAACAGAAGACATTTTATAATGAGGCAGCTTAGAGAAACATGGCCTACGTAAGCCTAAAGATAAACAACGAAATAACAGCCGACGTTTTTCCCATAATTGAGATAACTTAGGCGGGGAAGACAGCAAATGAATAACTTGAGATACTATATCTTTAGGAACTTTGGAAAAGATTAGGTCTACACGTTTCTGGGTTCCAAATAGGTTCGTAAGAACGGGAAAAGAGGACCCTTGGACATTATGAAATAAAAGAGCTGGGCCTTGGTTTTGAATAACCCTACGATGAATTTCAGGGAGCTCTAAATAAGGATCTACAGGAGCAAAGATATCTATAAGATCATGCTGCGAACGTAAAAGGGAAACAAAGTGTCTTAATGAAGACATGGCTATTCCCCTTTATTTGTAAAGATCACAGACCTTTGTTTTTAGCTCTTGCTATTACTTTTTCTAAGCCAAGCTTGTCGATAAGGCGCAAGGCAGAAGCGGAGATCTTAAGTTTAAGAAATTTGTTTTCTTCGGTAGACCAAAGTCTCTTGGTAACCATATTAGGGAAGAAACGACGTGGAGTTTTCCCTGTAACTTTCAGACCGATTCCTTTTTTCTTTTTTGCAATACCTCGGATGGTGTAGCTATTGCCACGGCGAGGTCTTTTCCCAGTAAGTGGACACTTTCTTGACATGATTTCCCTACATTAACTTCGTCGTTATCGCAAGAATAAGACATATATAATTGAAAAGAATCTATGTTAGACATTTTCTGATATATCCGAAAGATTTTTTCTTCAAAAAATTTTAATTATAGCAACTTAATAAGAAAATCTTGATTTCACTTAGAATAGTAAGATTCGTTGTTTAAAGATCAGCAAATATATCAGAGAGATTCGCATTGAATGCATCATGAGCTACTATTTCTTCCATGGAAGGTTTGATTCTATATACCCAATTATTTTTTGATATTGTTCCCGGTATATTTATGCGTTCATATTTTAGGTTGTCAGATACTAAATCAGGGCAAAGTGCGAGGTAATCGTTAATTAAGTTGATATGAAAAATGGATGATGTTTTGTGAGAGACTTTTAGGATATGTTTTTGATCTTCCTCTGAGAGGACAGGAGTAAAAAATATTCCCAAAAATTTTGCAAATTTTTGAGCTTCTTTTGGGGCATGTCGCCACCAAAGAGCAAGTGTATCCGAATCATGAGTGGATAATGAGGTTACTGATAGTGGGGAGTATTGATCTAAGGGAATGAAACTCCCATCACCTTCCCAATTACGTTCCCATCGAGGAATGCGTGTGCCACATATGCCTAGTTTTAACAAGGTTTGTTTTATATCAGCAGGAACACTTCCTAAATCTTCTCCTATAGGGAGCATGCGGGATGCGCGTAGTATTTGTTTAAGTATGTCTGTGCCTTGGCTAATATATTCATTAGAATCTTCTGGTTGAAACTTTCCATTGCCTGAAGAGTCCCATACCCATAGACGAAAGAATCCTACAATATGATCAAGCCTGTATAGAGAGTAGAAATTCTCGGCGTAACGGAGACGTGCTTTCCACCAGGTGTAATTATCTTTGGCTAAATTGTCCATATTATAAACAGGGAGGTGCCAATTTTGTCCTTCGATATTGTAAATATCGGGAGGAGCGCCTGCCGATCCTGATGAGGAAAAGAATTGTCTATAGTACCAAACATCACAACTATCCTTACTAATGAGAATAGGAAGATCTCCTTTAAGTAGAATCTGATGATCATCAGCACAGGATTTTACTTGAGACATTTGCTGAAAGCATAGGAATTGGAGATAGGAGAAAAACTCACACTCTTTTTGGAATTGTTTCTCAAATTTTGAGAAGTTTGTCATATCCGTATAGGCTTTTGCCCAGTTATTTATTGGAGCTCCTTTGAGATAGTATTTTATAGAACGGAATACCGTATAGGGACGTAGCCAATGTTTTTCTTTTTCACAAAAGATCAAAAACTCTTCATCTTTTAACGCACCAATTTTTACTATGTACTGATAGTAGTCATGAAGAAATTCCCATTTTGCGACTTTGACTTGTGGGTAGTGCACATAAGGAAGTTTAGATAGTGCTTGCATTGTCTTTAACTTAGACTGAGCATGGGGAATAGACTGAGCATGGGGAAGGCTTGCTAAGGAAAGATAAAGAGGATTGAGAGCGACTGAAGATATGCTGTTGTAAGGGCTACTATCTTCACCGCTATCGTTAATAGGAAGAATCTGTATGATCTGTAACTTATGTTTTTGGCACCAAGAAATCAGCGAAAGGAGGTCTAAGAATTCACCAATGCCGCAGCTATTTTTTGTATGTAGAGAAAATAACGGAACACAAATTCCATGCTTGGGCATGGTTCCTAAAGGTTTCCAGCTATGCTTAGCTGGCGAGTCTTGAATATAGCGTAAAGCTTTAGAAAATGGCGTCATAAATTATACGAGCGTACATATTTAGACCAACCTACCATTATAAATGATACATGCCTAGGACATGTAGATCAGGAAGATTGCCTGTTTCTAAAGCTGCTATCCAAATTTTTGCATGCATTGAAAAAAGGTTTAAATAGTGGAAGAGCTTCTCTCCATTTAGATAATTCATATTTAAAACGTCGGATAAGTAAAGCTGTTGTGAAATCTCTCCATAACCAAGTATGCCTTTAATATTAGATTGTGGGGAAGCATTTACAGAAAGAGCAGCTTTAAAAATACGTTCGCGGAATACATTTTCTGGTAGAGTCCCAAGGATTGTGCCTACGGCAATGTCTCCGGAAGTACCATCTTCTTCGAGTTGTACAGGAACTTGAGTATTACTAAAGCGAATTAAACACGCATGGTTTTTATCAGGAACTAAAGATGTGTTTAATTTTGTACCTAGAGATTCCAAAAGTTGTTCAAACTGATTTTGCATGCTAATCCGTAAAAATTAAGACCAAGGATAAGGTTTTGGGAAGTCTGTAGATTTTGGGTAATCTTCGTTATGGGTATTCACAGAATCCAAGGCATTCGCCATCATAGTACCTAATTCTTGACGCTTTTCTGCTGAAGAAAACAATCTCGATGAAGTTCCTCTTAGGGCAGTAAAGAAAAGGTTAAGTATCCCAGTAATAGCTTCAGTATCATTACCAACAAGATCACGAACTCCTCGTTCCATTTTTGAAGCTGTAGCGAATTTATCGTTGATTAACTTAAAGAAGGTATCAGCAACTTTATCAAATTTGAGATCTTCAGGGATAGACACCCCATCAGCTTTTAAAGATGCCATAACATTAGGGAATTTATCCTGGAAAAAACTATAACCAGTAATCACAGCTTGAAGATTGCGAGTTTCTGACATCATCACCTGTAATTTTATGGGTGAAACAGAAGATCCTTCTGATTTTAAATCCGCAGACATCCCTTTAAGAATAAAAGAAGATACAGTCCCCATTTCTTCATAGTTATAGCGTGTCTGTAACATCTGAAGTAATTGCTCACATGTATGAAAATCTGAGGTAACTTGAAGATAGAGAGCACGCAATCCTGGAGCAGATGTTTGTAAAATATTGGCATACTCTTGCGAGGCAAATAGAATATTTTTACCACCAACAACAGCTTGTCGATTCTGTTGCATGTGAGTTTGTTGTGCTTTGATTAAAGAGTCTTTCAAAGCACCTTGAGACGCTGGTGTTGTTTGGACTAGGTAATCTAAGGCAATACCTTGAAGGGCAGGATCAGAAAATTTAGATTTTACAAGGTCTAAGATGTCTTCTTCAGAAGAATCATCATCTAAAGCATCTCTGATACTGCGTAAATCTTGACCTGAAATTTCTGCATTGTTTTCGGTATATTTATCAGCAAGATCTGTATCAGATTTATCTCCAGTACTTTCAGATTTTTTTTCTGTTTGCGCGGCACCTTTTCTTCTGGATTCTAAAGTTTGAAATTTCTCTTCTTTTTTCTTAGTGCGGGTTGCTGCCTGAGGATTCGTTAAATCCTGAGAATCCCGAATCATGCTGATGTCAGATTGCTCTTGACTAGCTACAACTTCTTGGGCATCGGCTTTTGCTGCTGCAGCTTGTACTTGCGCAACATCAACAGCTTGTGCACCACCTAGGCCTCCGGCTCCTCCAGATGCTGCCATATGTCCTCTTTAATGACAGATTAGAAAATCTGAATTCTTCCTAATGGCTGGATGCGAATCTCTGGGAGAATCTCTTGGTAAGAAATCACAGCGATATCAGGGAATTCTGTTTCTATTAATTTCCTTACATATCGTCTTACGTCAATTGCTGTCAACAGCACAGGAGGCTGACCTCCTGGAGGAGTTGGCGTAATTGTATTTCTCATAGATTTTAAGATTAGGTTTACTGAATCAGGATCCAAAGCAAGATAAGATCCTGCAGAGGTTTGTTTAATTGCTCCACGGATCATCTCTTCAATTTCTGGATCGAGTAAATAAACTGAGATCGCAGATTGTCCTTGGGAAAATTTAAAACTAATATAAAGTTTAAGAGAAGAACGTACG includes:
- the rpmB gene encoding 50S ribosomal protein L28, which produces MSRKCPLTGKRPRRGNSYTIRGIAKKKKGIGLKVTGKTPRRFFPNMVTKRLWSTEENKFLKLKISASALRLIDKLGLEKVIARAKNKGL
- a CDS encoding CesT family type III secretion system chaperone; the encoded protein is MQNQFEQLLESLGTKLNTSLVPDKNHACLIRFSNTQVPVQLEEDGTSGDIAVGTILGTLPENVFRERIFKAALSVNASPQSNIKGILGYGEISQQLYLSDVLNMNYLNGEKLFHYLNLFSMHAKIWIAALETGNLPDLHVLGMYHL
- a CDS encoding menaquinone biosynthesis decarboxylase, whose protein sequence is MSSLRHFVSLLRSQHDLIDIFAPVDPYLELPEIHRRVIQNQGPALLFHNVQGSSFPVLTNLFGTQKRVDLIFSKVPKDIVSQVIHLLSSPPKLSQLWEKRRLLFRCLSLGLRRPCFSKLPHYKMSSVDLDRLPMLTSWPEDGGAFLTLPLVYTESPSSKVPNLGMYRMQRFDKNTLGLHFQIQKGGGMHFYEAELKKENLPVTVFLSGNPFLILSAIAPLPENVSELLFCTFLQGSKLLYKKDPDTSHPLLYDSEFILTGEGICGERKPEGPFGDHFGYYSLQHDFPIFKCKKIYHKKNAIYPATIVGKPYQEDFYLGNKIQEYLSPLFPIVMPGVRQLKSYGEAGFHAITAAIVKERYWKESLTTALRILGEGQLSLTKFLMVTDHHVDLENFPKFLEVLLSRMVPSRDLIIFSETANDTLDYTGPELNKGSKAIFMGIGAEIRDLPHKYRGTSIPHITDIGTFCSGCLVLETSSEQFSIDEILHNQNLQSWPFVVLTENLQEILASPKSFLWKTFTRVAPATDLHVRFNKITNHRPNYTFPILLNSMMKSHYPKEVEADEKTMKKVSYRWREYFP
- a CDS encoding 4-alpha-glucanotransferase; the encoded protein is MTPFSKALRYIQDSPAKHSWKPLGTMPKHGICVPLFSLHTKNSCGIGEFLDLLSLISWCQKHKLQIIQILPINDSGEDSSPYNSISSVALNPLYLSLASLPHAQSIPHAQSKLKTMQALSKLPYVHYPQVKVAKWEFLHDYYQYIVKIGALKDEEFLIFCEKEKHWLRPYTVFRSIKYYLKGAPINNWAKAYTDMTNFSKFEKQFQKECEFFSYLQFLCFQQMSQVKSCADDHQILLKGDLPILISKDSCDVWYYRQFFSSSGSAGAPPDIYNIEGQNWHLPVYNMDNLAKDNYTWWKARLRYAENFYSLYRLDHIVGFFRLWVWDSSGNGKFQPEDSNEYISQGTDILKQILRASRMLPIGEDLGSVPADIKQTLLKLGICGTRIPRWERNWEGDGSFIPLDQYSPLSVTSLSTHDSDTLALWWRHAPKEAQKFAKFLGIFFTPVLSEEDQKHILKVSHKTSSIFHINLINDYLALCPDLVSDNLKYERINIPGTISKNNWVYRIKPSMEEIVAHDAFNANLSDIFADL
- the sctW gene encoding type III secretion system gatekeeper subunit SctW translates to MAASGGAGGLGGAQAVDVAQVQAAAAKADAQEVVASQEQSDISMIRDSQDLTNPQAATRTKKKEEKFQTLESRRKGAAQTEKKSESTGDKSDTDLADKYTENNAEISGQDLRSIRDALDDDSSEEDILDLVKSKFSDPALQGIALDYLVQTTPASQGALKDSLIKAQQTHMQQNRQAVVGGKNILFASQEYANILQTSAPGLRALYLQVTSDFHTCEQLLQMLQTRYNYEEMGTVSSFILKGMSADLKSEGSSVSPIKLQVMMSETRNLQAVITGYSFFQDKFPNVMASLKADGVSIPEDLKFDKVADTFFKLINDKFATASKMERGVRDLVGNDTEAITGILNLFFTALRGTSSRLFSSAEKRQELGTMMANALDSVNTHNEDYPKSTDFPKPYPWS